The following proteins are co-located in the Oncorhynchus clarkii lewisi isolate Uvic-CL-2024 chromosome 30, UVic_Ocla_1.0, whole genome shotgun sequence genome:
- the LOC139390203 gene encoding LOW QUALITY PROTEIN: interferon-inducible GTPase 5-like (The sequence of the model RefSeq protein was modified relative to this genomic sequence to represent the inferred CDS: substituted 1 base at 1 genomic stop codon) codes for MENIDEVSAVPRELEEALKNNSLTTAAGKIQDYXKEINNVELNIAVTGETGSGKSTYVNAFRGMKNNEEGAALTGVVETTMEAKAYPHPKYPNMKVWDLPGIGTANFKPEEYLQKVEFDRFDFFIIVSSERFRANDITLAKEIQKMKKKFYFVRSKIDNDMKAEGRKEMFDQDKTLETIRQYCIKGLEDQGLGSPKVFLISSFDLGHYDFHDLKETIEKELPDHKRHVLLLSIPNITLKINQRKKEALKANMWRLAFGSGIVAEIPIPGLSFAVDVSILVIQIKKYYNAFGLDDESLQSLAHRMNVPVEELKAVLRSPLNKEINNDVVVKLLQSAVLAGVTVVEYLFSNIPIVGSLAAAGISFGTTYYMLGKCLNELADDAHNILMKALMANE; via the exons ATGGAGAATATTGATGAAGTTTCAGCAGTACCAAGAGAGCTTGAAGAAGCATTGAAGAACAACAGCTTGACCACAGCTGCAGGCAAGATTCAAGATTATTAGAAGGAGATTAATAATGTGGAGCTGAATATTGCTGTCACAGGAGAGACAGGCTCTGGTAAATCTACCTATGTCAATGCGTTCAGAGGCATGAAGAATAATGAAGAAGGAGCTGCTTTAACTGGTGTGGTGGAAACCACCATGGAGGCAAAGGCTTACCCCCACCCAAAATACCCAAATATGAAAGTTTGGGATCTCCCTGGTATTGGCACCGCTAACTTCAAACCAGAAGAGTACCTTCAGAAAGTTGAATTCGATCGCTTTGATTTCTTCATCATAGTCTCATCAGAGCGATTCAGAGCCAATGACATTACTCTGGCCAAGGAGATccagaagatgaagaagaagttCTACTTTGTTCGCTCCAAGATAGATAACGACATGAAGGCTGAGGGGAGAAAAGAGATGTTTGACCAGGATAAGACACTGGAAACAATCAGACAATACTGCATCAAAG GGCTTGAGGATCAGGGTCTGGGCTCTCCTAAGGTCTTTCTCATCTCCAGTTTTGACCTTGGTCACTACGATTTCCATGACCTTAAGGAGACAATAGAGAAAGAGCTTCCTGACCACAAGAGGCATGTACTACTGTTGTCCATCCCTAATATAACCCTGAAAATCAACCAGAGGAAGAAGGAGGCTTTAAAAGCCAACATGTGGAGGCTAGCTTTTGGATCTGGCATTGTGGCAGAAATACCTATCCCAGGCCTTTCCTTTGCTGTAGATGTAAGCATCTTGGTAATTCAGATCAAAAAGTACTATAACGCTTTTGGTCTTGATGATGAATCCCTGCAGAGCCTTGCTCACAGAATGAATGTGCCAGTGGAGGAGCTGAAAGCAGTCCTCAGGTCACCTCTGAACAAAGAAATAAACAATGATGTGGTTGTCAAGTTGCTTCAAAGTGCAGTTCTCGCAGGGGTAACGGTGGTTGAGTACCTGTTCAGTAACATTCCTATTGTCGGCAGTTTAGCTGCCGCAGGGATTTCCTTTGGTACAACCTACTACATGTTGGGGAAATGTCTGAATGAGCTGGCTGATGATGCACACAATATTCTGATGAAGGCACTGATGGCCAATGAGTGA